A single Botrytis cinerea B05.10 chromosome 1, complete sequence DNA region contains:
- the Bmr1 gene encoding Bmr1, whose translation MEKDREETLSLGTTTNTARASTDDSETQRENVRNANPNGFVSTDRGIDVKNAESEFAQLQRELSGISTKSKALSRTRSRAQAADEKDVEKSAESIAETEGEQFNLENTLRGNRQAEADSGIRPKHIGVVWDGLTVRGTGGVSNFVKTFPDAFVSFFNVVETAMNIFGVGKKGREVKILQDFRGVMKPGEMVLVLGRPGSGCTTFLKVIANQRFGYTGVDGEILYGPFSAEEFSKKYRGEAVYNQEDDVHHPTLTVGQTLGFALDTKTPGKRPHGMSKADFKEKVIDTLLRMFNISHTRNTIVGNAFVRGVSGGERKRVSIAEMMITSGTVCAWDNSTRGLDASTALDYAKSLRVMTNIYKTTTFVSLYQASENIYKQFDKVLVIDDGREVYFGPTSEARAYFEGLGFKEKPRQTTPDYLTGCTDEFEREYATGRSAADSPNSPETLAQAFLNSKFSTHLSEEMAAYKQQVATDKQAHDDFEVAIADSKRKGASKSSVYAVPYHLQIWALMQRQYLIKWQDKFSLVVSWITSITVAIVLGTVWLNLPKTSAGAFTRGGLLFIALLFNAFQAFSELASTMMGRPIVNKHRSYTFHRPSALWIAQIIVDTAFAAAQILLFSIIVYFMCGLVRDAGAFFTFYLIILSGYLAMTLFFRTVGCLCPDFDYAIKFAATIITFFVITSGYLIQYQSEKVWIRWIYWINALGLGFSALMENEFSRLNLTCSGAYLVPYGPGYDNLDHRVCTLAGSVAGSDIVVGGDYITQGYDYKPSELWRNFGIIIVLIAGFLFTNATLGEWVSFGAGGNAAKVYQKPNKEREELNKALAAKRDQRRSAKSDEEGSEININSKAILTWEGLNYDVPTPAGELRLLNNIYGYVRPGELTALMGSSGAGKTTLLDVLASRKNIGVISGDVLVDGVKPGNAFQRGTSYAEQLDVHEGTATVREALRFSADLRQPFHVPQAEKYAYVEEIISLLEMEDMADAIIGDPENGLAVEQRKRVTIGVELAAKPELLLFLDEPTSGLDSQSAFNIVRFLKKLANAGQAILCTIHQPNAALFENFDRLLLLKRGGRCVYFGDIGKDAHVLLDYFHKHGAVCPPDANPAEWMLDAVGAGQTPGIGDRDWADIFAESPELANIKDRISQMKTERLAEVGGTTNDDGREFATPLMHQLRVVQARTNLAFWRSPNYGFTRLFNHVIIAIITGLAYLNLDDSKSSLQYRVFVIFQVTVLPALILAQVEPKYALSRMIYYREASSKMYSQFAFASSLVVAEMPYSILCAVGFFLPLYYMPGFQTSSSRAGYQFFMILITELFSVTLGQMVAALTPSPFISALVNPFIIITFSLFCGVTIPKPQIPKFWRAWLYQLDPFTRLIGGMVVTELQGREVKCTSSELSRFTAPAGQTCGEYMDNFFSSGGIGYIVNNATSACEYCAYKFGEQFYEPLALEYGNRWRDLGIFLAFIGSNLIILFLASRYFNFNRR comes from the exons ATGGAGAAAGACAGGGAGGAGACGCTATCTCTAGGCACAACCACCAATACTGCTCGCGCATCAACTGACGACTCCGAAACTCAACGAGAAAATGTACGAAACGCCAACCCCAATGGTTTCGTCAGTACCGATCGGGGAATCGACGTTAAAAATGCGGAGTCCGAGTTCGCGCAACTTCAGCGGGAGCTGTCAGGTATTAGTACCAAGAGCAAGGCATTATCGAGAACACGATCGAGGGCCCAAGCTGCCGACGAGAAGGATGTAGAGAAGTCAGCAGAATCCATTGCTGAAACCGAGGGGGAGCAATTCAATTTAGAGAATACACTCCGAGGTAACAGGCAAGCAGAAGCAGATTCGGGCATTCGTCCAAAACATATTGGAGTGGTATGGGATGGACTTACTGTTCGCGGAACAGGAGGTGTGTCAAATTTTGTCAAGACATTCCCAGATGCATTTGTTAGTTTCTTCAATGTCGTTGAAACTGCAATGAACATTTTTGGTGTAGGCAAGAAAGGCAGAGAAGTAAAGATTTTGCAGGACTTCAGGGGTGTAATGAAACCTGGAGAGATGGTTCTTGTGCTTGGAAGACCTGGATCTGGCTGCACAACCTTCCTGAAGGTTATTGCAAATCAAAGATTCGGGTATACTGGTGTTGATGG TGAAATACTTTATGGCCCTTTCAGTGCCGAGGAATTTTCGAAGAAATACAGGGGAGAAGCAGTCTACAATCAAGAGGACGATGTTCATCACCCAACTCTTACTGTCGGCCAGACCTTAGGTTTCGCTCTTGACACCAAAACTCCAGGAAAGCGCCCACATGGAATGTCAAAGGCCGATTTTAAGGAAAAAGTAATCGACACACTTCTTCGAATGTTCAACATCAGTCACACCCGGAATACCATTGTGGGAAATGCCTTTGTTAGAGGTGTATctggaggagagagaaagcgTGTGTCCATTGCAGAAATGATGATCACAAGTGGTACCGTGTGCGCTTGGGACAACAGTACAAGAGGACTTGATGCTTCAACCGCCCTCGATTATGCGAAATCTCTTCGTGTTATGACCAACATCTACAAGACTACAACTTTTGTTTCATTGTATCAAGCAAGTGAGAATATCTACAAGCAATTCGACAAAGTCTTGGTtattgatgatggaagagAAGTCTACTTTGGACCAACATCTGAAGCTAGAGCTTATTTCGAAGGTCTTGGCTTCAAGGAGAAGCCCCGTCAGACTACGCCTGATTACTTAACAGGTTGCACCGATGAGTTCGAGCGCGAGTATGCAACTGGTCGTTCTGCTGCAGACTCTCCAAACAGTCCTGAGACATTGGCCCAAGCTTTCTTGAATTCCAAGTTCTCTACTCACTTGAGCGAGGAAATGGCCGCTTATAAACAGCAAGTTGCCACAGACAAGCAAGCTCATGACGATTTCGAGGTTGCCATAGCTGATAGCAAACGCAAGGGggcttcaaaatcttctgTCTATGCTGTTCCTTACCACTTGCAGATCTGGGCTTTGATGCAAAGACAATATCTGATCAAGTGGCAAGACAAATTCTCTTTGGTTGTTAGTTGGATCACTAGTATTACTGTCGCTATTGTATTGGGTACCGTGTGGCTGAACTTGCCTAAGACCTCTGCTGGTGCATTCACCAGAGGTGGCTTACTCTTCATTGCATTATTGTTCAATGCTTTCCAAGCATTTTCAGAATTGGCATCTACTATGATGGGCAGACCTATTGTGAACAAGCACAGGTCATACACGTTTCATCGTCCGTCCGCGCTCTGGATTGCTCAGATCATCGTCGATACTGCGTTCGCTGCCGCTCAAATTTTGCTATTCTCCATCATCGTGTACTTCATGTGCGGATTGGTGAGAGATGCTGGTGCATTCTTTACATTCTATCTGATCATTCTCAGTGGTTATTTGGCCATGACACTCTTTTTCAGAACAGTTGGATGTCTTTGCCCTGACTTTGATTACGCGATTAAGTTTGCCGCCACGATCATTACCTTTTTCGTCATCACGTCTGGTTATCTCATTCAATACCAAAGTGAAAAGGTCTGGATTCGATGGATTTACTGGATTAACGCTCTTGGTCTTGGATTTTCCGCTTTGATGGAGAACGAGTTCAGCCGTCTCAACTTAACCTGTTCTGGCGCCTATCTTGTGCCATATGGTCCAGGTTACGACAACCTCGACCACCGAGTTTGTACCCTTGCCGGCAGTGTTGCTGGATCAGACATTGTTGTTGGTGGCGACTACATCACTCAAGGATATGACTACAAGCCTTCTGAACTATGGAGAAACTTTGGTATCATCATTGTTTTGATCGCCGGTTTCTTGTTCACAAACGCAACCCTTGGTGAGTGGGTGTCTTTCGGTGCCGGCGGAAACGCTGCGAAAGTTTATCAGAAGCCAAATAAGGAACGCGAGGAGCTTAACAAAGCATTAGCTGCCAAGCGCGATCAACGTCGTTCCGCAAAGAGTGATGAAGAAGGCTCggaaatcaacatcaactcAAAGGCTATCTTGACTTGGGAAGGATTGAATTATGATGTCCCAACTCCAGCTGGAGAATTACGTCTTTTGAACAACATTTACGGTTACGTTCGACCAGGTGAACTGACTGCGCTTATGGGATCCTCAGGTGCCGGAAAAACAACACTCTTGGATGTTTTGGCTTCAAGAAAGAATATTGGTGTCATTTCTGGTGATGTCCTTGTCGATGGTGTTAAGCCAGGCAACGCTTTCCAAAGAGGAACTTCATACGCCGAACAACTTGATGTCCATGAGGGTACTGCAACTGTCCGTGAAGCACTTCGATTTTCTGCTGATCTCCGTCAACCATTCCACGTTCCACAAGCAGAAAAATACGCCTACGTTGAGGAAATTATTAGTCTCCttgagatggaagatatGGCCGATGCAATTATTGGAGATCCTGAAAATGGTCTTGCTGTCGAACAACGAAAACGTGTCACGATCGGAGTCGAATTAGCCGCTAAGCCTGAATTGTTACTTTTCTTGGATGAACCTACTTCCGGTCTTGATTCTCAAAGTGCTTTCAACATTGTTCgtttcttgaagaaattggcGAACGCTGGACAAGCCATTCTTTGTACTATCCATCAACCTAACGCAGCATTATTCGAGAACTTCGATCGATTGCTCCTTCTTAAACGTGGAGGAAGATGTGTTTATTTCGGTGACATTGGAAAAGATGCTCATGTACTCCTTGATTACTTCCACAAACACGGAGCTGTCTGTCCTCCTGATGCCAACCCTGCTGAATGGATGCTGGACGCTGTTGGTGCCGGTCAAACTCCCGGAATCGGAGATCGTGACTGGGCTGATATCTTTGCCGAATCGCCTGAACTTGCCAACATCAAGGATCGTATTTCTCAAATGAAGACGGAACGTCTCGCCGAGGTTGGCGGAACTACTAACGACGACGGGAGAGAATTCGCCACGCCATTGATGCATCAATTGAGAGTCGTTCAAGCGCGTACCAACTTGGCTTTCTGGAGATCCCCCAATTACGGTTTCACTCGTCTTTTCAATCACGTCATTATTGCTATTATCACTGGTCTTGCTTATTTGAATCTCgatgattcaaaatcttcattgcAATATCGTGTATTCGTCATCTTCCAGGTCACCGTTCTCCCCGCGCTCATTCTCGCTCAAGTCGAACCCAAATACGCTTTGTCTCGTATGATTTACTACCGAGAAGCTTCTTCGAAGATGTACAGTCAATTCGCCTTTGCATCATCTTTGGTCGTAGCTGAGATGCCTTACTCCATTCTTTGCGCTGTTggtttcttccttcctctaTACTATATGCCCGGTTTCCAGACATCGTCTAGTCGTGCCGGTTACCAATTCTTCATGATCCTCATCACCGAACTCTTTTCCGTAACCCTGGGTCAAATGGTAGCAGCTCTCACTCCATCCCCTTTCATCTCCGCCCTCGTCAACCccttcattatcatcaccttttctctcttctgcGGTGTCACAATCCCCAAGCCTCAGATTCCTAAGTTCTGGCGTGCATGGCTTTACCAACTCGATCCCTTTACTCGTCTCATCGGTGGAATGGTCGTCACCGAACTCCAAGGTCGTGAAGTAAAATGTACTTCTTCAGAATTAAGTCGTTTCACCGCTCCTGCAGGTCAAACATGTGGGGAGTACATGgacaatttcttttcaagcGGAGGTATCGGATATATTGTCAACAATGCGACAAGTGCCTGTGAATACTGTGCCTATAAATTTGGAGAACAGTTCTACGAACCACTAGCATTGGAATATGGCAATAGATGGAGAGATCTGGGCATCTTTTTGGCATTTATTGGGAGcaatttgattattcttttcttggcT TCGAGAtacttcaacttcaatcgTCGTTAA